In one window of Meiothermus sp. DNA:
- a CDS encoding DUF2256 domain-containing protein — MRDVQGIYRLDMGYKGFKAHLPIKVCPVCSRPFQWRKKWAQNWPDVMYCSERCRAWARRRKT; from the coding sequence ATGCGCGACGTCCAGGGCATATATAGGCTTGATATGGGATACAAAGGTTTCAAGGCGCACCTGCCCATCAAGGTTTGTCCGGTGTGTAGTAGGCCTTTTCAGTGGCGCAAGAAATGGGCTCAAAACTGGCCAGATGTGATGTACTGTTCGGAACGCTGCCGGGCCTGGGCCCGGAGGAGGAAGACTTGA
- a CDS encoding fasciclin domain-containing protein: MKIKALLVAGSLALAALGLTLTNAQSATQNQTIAQIVATNPNFSTLLAAVQAAGLAQTLSGPGPFTVFAPTNEAFAKIPKADLDKLLADKAALTKVLTYHVVAGRVPSSQVVTLKEAKTVEGQNVTIAVKDGKVVLNGNSTVTAVDIQASNGIIHVIDTVLLPK, from the coding sequence ATGAAGATCAAAGCCCTACTGGTAGCAGGTAGTCTGGCCCTGGCCGCTTTAGGCCTAACCCTCACCAACGCCCAGAGCGCCACCCAGAACCAGACCATCGCGCAAATTGTGGCCACCAACCCCAACTTCAGCACTTTGCTGGCGGCTGTGCAGGCGGCTGGACTGGCCCAGACCCTGTCGGGCCCTGGCCCCTTCACGGTTTTTGCACCGACCAACGAAGCCTTCGCCAAGATTCCCAAGGCCGATCTGGATAAGCTGCTGGCCGACAAAGCAGCCCTGACCAAGGTGCTTACCTACCATGTGGTGGCCGGACGGGTGCCCTCGAGCCAAGTCGTCACACTCAAGGAAGCCAAAACCGTAGAGGGTCAGAACGTGACCATCGCGGTCAAGGATGGCAAGGTGGTTTTGAACGGCAACTCCACGGTCACGGCGGTGGATATCCAGGCCAGCAACGGCATCATCCACGTTATTGACACGGTTCTGTTGCCCAAGTAG
- a CDS encoding DUF4397 domain-containing protein, producing MRWMRWIAGLLVVLGVALAQEGTAYVRFAHLVPDAPAVDIVSGGNKVFEAQAFKDVTYYAEVPAGSLTLTVQTTGQNPAKVADVAIRVQVGKYYTVMALGTASSLKARLVEDRIAPAEGVAKVRIVHASPDAPAVDVALKGGPVLFRNLAFNQISGYGIVPAAAYNLEVRPTGTTTVALPLEGVAFEGGKVYSVFAVGLLAGETLEVIVVEDSFASP from the coding sequence ATGCGGTGGATGAGGTGGATCGCAGGTCTATTGGTGGTACTGGGTGTTGCGCTGGCCCAGGAAGGTACGGCCTATGTGCGGTTTGCCCACCTGGTTCCCGATGCGCCGGCGGTGGATATCGTCTCGGGGGGCAACAAAGTTTTCGAGGCCCAGGCTTTCAAAGACGTAACCTACTACGCCGAAGTGCCCGCTGGCAGCCTGACCCTGACCGTTCAGACCACGGGGCAGAACCCGGCCAAGGTTGCCGACGTAGCCATTCGCGTACAAGTAGGCAAGTACTACACGGTCATGGCGCTGGGTACGGCCTCGAGCCTTAAGGCCCGACTGGTCGAAGACCGCATTGCCCCTGCCGAAGGGGTGGCCAAGGTTCGCATCGTCCATGCCTCGCCGGATGCTCCGGCGGTAGATGTGGCCCTCAAGGGCGGGCCGGTGCTGTTCCGCAACCTGGCCTTCAACCAGATCTCGGGCTACGGCATTGTGCCGGCTGCGGCCTACAACCTTGAGGTACGTCCCACCGGCACCACCACGGTAGCGCTGCCGCTCGAGGGGGTGGCTTTTGAAGGCGGCAAGGTTTATAGCGTGTTTGCGGTGGGTTTGCTGGCCGGCGAGACCCTCGAGGTGATCGTGGTCGAGGATAGTTTTGCCAGTCCATAA
- a CDS encoding alpha/beta hydrolase yields the protein MQKWMVLALGLLSMGLAQTDRWMGQPEYRAIPGAPTAAGAALDRSYVLVYPAQGTPHGTVVLVPGFLGGATNFDALARRLVLAAPGWAVWAWDRRANGLEDRRGFTSPDPWAYYQNYPLPDFPFLKDWGLKVHLDDLEQVIDQARRSGPVVLAGHSLGASMASLFALYRGDKISGLILLDGAPRLIPLTREQYFSGTEGGFGRLAGLNELLEGKASPYITAFGLNPVGFAQAEAQAFMTAQNPQADAPPGWVPFRASRLAAALSRVDDRYALSPIFSVSVGQSTGREGISLFSFFVGSVVYTIRGPRGSRVEWRDSGEATDPMEFISSYASPTTGFSEWFFPYRLSLDISAYDVAMPELRPRSVAYPVLALGAGRGLLPQTRNFQSVGEVFPNTRVDIRILPGLTHLDILTSRNGAAVGPIAAYLQGVR from the coding sequence ATGCAGAAGTGGATGGTTCTGGCTTTGGGACTGTTGAGCATGGGGCTGGCCCAAACCGACCGCTGGATGGGCCAGCCGGAGTATCGGGCTATTCCGGGCGCTCCCACGGCAGCAGGGGCGGCCCTGGACCGAAGTTATGTGCTGGTCTACCCAGCCCAGGGAACGCCGCACGGCACTGTCGTTTTGGTGCCGGGGTTCCTGGGGGGGGCCACCAACTTCGACGCCCTGGCCCGGCGGCTGGTGCTGGCGGCCCCCGGCTGGGCGGTCTGGGCCTGGGATCGGCGCGCCAACGGCCTCGAGGATCGCCGGGGCTTCACCTCGCCCGACCCCTGGGCCTACTACCAGAACTACCCCCTGCCCGATTTTCCTTTCCTCAAGGACTGGGGCCTGAAGGTACACCTGGACGACCTCGAGCAGGTGATAGACCAGGCCCGCAGGAGCGGCCCCGTGGTGCTGGCGGGGCACTCCCTGGGGGCCAGTATGGCCTCGCTGTTTGCCCTTTATAGAGGCGATAAAATCAGCGGCCTTATTTTGCTGGACGGCGCGCCCCGCCTGATTCCCCTCACCCGTGAGCAATACTTTAGCGGTACCGAAGGGGGCTTTGGGCGGCTGGCCGGGCTCAACGAACTCTTAGAAGGCAAAGCCTCCCCCTACATCACCGCTTTCGGGCTCAACCCGGTGGGCTTTGCCCAGGCCGAAGCCCAGGCTTTCATGACTGCGCAGAACCCCCAGGCCGATGCCCCGCCGGGCTGGGTTCCTTTCCGGGCGAGTCGGCTGGCGGCAGCCCTTTCCCGCGTGGACGACCGCTATGCCCTGTCGCCCATTTTCTCGGTCTCGGTGGGGCAGTCTACCGGGCGCGAGGGGATTAGCCTGTTCAGCTTTTTTGTGGGGAGTGTGGTCTACACCATCCGGGGCCCAAGGGGGAGTCGGGTAGAGTGGCGCGATAGCGGTGAGGCCACCGATCCGATGGAATTTATTTCATCGTATGCCAGCCCCACCACCGGCTTCTCGGAGTGGTTTTTCCCCTACCGCCTCTCCCTCGACATCTCGGCCTACGATGTGGCCATGCCCGAACTGAGGCCGCGTTCGGTGGCGTATCCGGTGCTGGCCCTGGGCGCGGGGCGGGGGTTGCTCCCACAAACCCGCAATTTTCAAAGTGTAGGGGAGGTTTTCCCCAATACTCGAGTAGATATCCGAATCCTGCCGGGCCTCACGCACCTGGACATCCTGACCAGCCGCAACGGCGCTGCGGTGGGCCCTATTGCGGCTTACCTGCAAGGGGTGCGCTGA
- a CDS encoding cryptochrome/photolyase family protein, protein MTLWILGDQLNHAALEQLSPRRVLLLEAYELGRTPPMHPQKLVLFFSAMRHFAQELRASGREVIYLQAETLAEALGQFFQAHPGATLAQMQPADYGFAERAGAIVEGLGGIYRLLPNRLWLLEPEEFDRWAGNRKTYRLEYFYRFMRQRTGYLMQGGQPVGGAWNYDAENRKAPPPGYQPPAPRRFAPDAITLAVVETVREKFRGHFGSLEGFAWPVTRQQGLEALEDFVQHRLAAFGPYQDALVEQSWSLHHSLLSPALNLGLLHPAEVVERALSEYDKGSIPLASIEGFVRQIIGWREYIYHVYRREMPGLLEANQLQASRPLPPLFWGAPTRMRCLSTVIERARQRGYAHHIERLMLLANFALLYGIEPQALNAWFVAAFVDSADWVMVPNVLGMGVFASPILSSKPYAASGKYIARMGNHCQHCAFKVAETLGEQACPFNSLYWDFMARHRALLEGNPRLGVLYKTWDKRKPGEHTAIRQRAQELRERIAQGEV, encoded by the coding sequence ATGACCCTCTGGATTCTCGGCGACCAACTCAACCATGCTGCCCTGGAGCAGCTATCGCCCCGGCGGGTGCTGCTCTTGGAGGCCTACGAGCTGGGGCGTACCCCGCCCATGCACCCGCAGAAGCTGGTGCTCTTCTTCAGCGCCATGCGCCACTTTGCCCAGGAACTGCGGGCAAGCGGAAGGGAGGTCATCTACCTGCAAGCCGAGACCCTGGCCGAAGCCCTGGGTCAGTTTTTCCAGGCGCACCCCGGCGCAACCCTGGCTCAGATGCAACCGGCCGACTACGGCTTCGCCGAGCGGGCGGGGGCCATCGTGGAAGGCCTGGGTGGCATTTATCGCCTGCTGCCCAACCGGCTGTGGCTGCTAGAGCCGGAGGAATTTGACCGCTGGGCTGGGAACCGCAAGACCTACAGGCTGGAATACTTCTACCGCTTCATGCGCCAGCGCACCGGCTATCTGATGCAGGGCGGCCAGCCGGTAGGCGGAGCCTGGAACTACGATGCCGAGAACCGCAAGGCGCCGCCCCCAGGCTACCAGCCCCCGGCCCCGCGCCGTTTTGCCCCCGATGCCATTACCCTGGCGGTCGTCGAGACCGTACGGGAAAAGTTCAGGGGGCATTTTGGTTCGCTCGAGGGTTTTGCGTGGCCGGTGACGCGGCAGCAGGGCCTGGAAGCCCTGGAAGATTTCGTTCAGCACCGTCTGGCGGCCTTTGGCCCTTACCAGGACGCCCTGGTGGAGCAAAGCTGGAGCCTGCACCACTCGCTGCTTTCTCCAGCCCTCAACCTGGGCCTGCTGCACCCCGCCGAGGTGGTGGAGCGGGCCCTATCGGAGTATGACAAGGGCAGCATTCCCCTGGCCAGCATCGAAGGTTTTGTGCGACAAATCATCGGCTGGCGTGAGTACATCTACCATGTGTACCGCCGCGAGATGCCGGGGCTTTTAGAGGCCAATCAACTTCAGGCCTCGAGGCCCCTGCCCCCGCTTTTTTGGGGGGCCCCCACCCGGATGCGCTGCTTGTCCACGGTCATTGAGCGTGCCAGGCAGCGGGGTTATGCTCATCACATCGAGCGGCTGATGTTGCTCGCCAACTTTGCGCTCCTGTATGGCATCGAACCGCAGGCCCTCAATGCCTGGTTTGTGGCCGCCTTTGTGGACTCTGCCGACTGGGTGATGGTGCCCAACGTGCTGGGCATGGGGGTATTTGCCTCGCCCATCCTTTCCTCCAAGCCCTATGCGGCCAGCGGGAAGTACATCGCCCGCATGGGCAACCACTGCCAGCACTGCGCTTTCAAGGTAGCAGAAACCCTGGGCGAGCAAGCCTGTCCCTTCAACAGCCTGTACTGGGACTTCATGGCCCGGCACCGCGCCTTGCTGGAGGGCAACCCCCGCCTGGGGGTGCTGTACAAGACCTGGGACAAGCGTAAGCCAGGAGAACATACGGCTATCCGTCAGCGGGCCCAGGAACTGCGCGAGCGCATTGCCCAAGGTGAGGTTTGA
- a CDS encoding bifunctional diguanylate cyclase/phosphodiesterase: MLSPITTWLKPRRLELTLGLLFILAYALIFPEAYRSLNHGVLLLIWPGVALLSWGLGLWGAVGVGLLLFPFLAGLLGVAGVSWDKELRDAVYLISAMGLLTSLVVGLFRFQYDRRWSAEAAMQKSQAQAEERNLELSLFSKVRDGLARDLEPLALMRGVVDTLQEHPHFDSVAAYRLEGDQPSLLWWSGKQTLPEHFDSTHEVVHRAAHLGETVVLYSTEERSKAGLVGQRSLVAVPLLVKGQINGLLVVSSAADLEPRDVRFLEGVAGQLSLAIDRAQVYDALREQEATYRTLMETLPDAVALFDGSKVLYLNPVGLRGLGYQRLDEVVGQSLTQFVHPNSLPRVAERIQRILSGERDALEEVRLLTRDGRELEVEALGVLVQIAGHKQVLISVRDVGERKRQQARIEYLAYHDPLTDLPNRRKLWAVAESLFVADRRKRESPALIYLDLDNFKVVNDTLGHQAGDELLRQLALRIKEVLRQDDLLARMGGDEFAVLLPSADQASATAAARRMMEVFDTPFVLGEHTLYVQASLGLALHPEHGQTLDELARAADVAMYQAKHARTGIAVYDPAQDLNSLERLETVQQLRKTIQEGCFLIQYQPILSIQDRFISKWEALVRWEHPTRGLLRPSEFVPLAEEAGLIGELDLAVLKQAVQNQKQLGAELAINFSAVTLAHPNWVREVVRSLVEEALQPSMLWIEITESALLPERQKWLGGLVALRGLGVRVSLDDFGMGYSSLAHLKQVPIDLIKIDKSFVAEIGQSHTSEEILRAMLQLANAFGLKTLAEGVENREQLEWLAHHGCHYAQGYYIGLPMSVEQALEEVFSKVF; the protein is encoded by the coding sequence TTGCTTTCGCCGATAACGACCTGGTTAAAGCCGCGCAGGCTCGAGCTCACTTTGGGTTTGCTGTTCATTTTGGCCTATGCACTGATTTTCCCTGAGGCATACCGCAGCCTGAATCATGGGGTGTTGCTGCTAATTTGGCCCGGCGTGGCCCTGCTGAGCTGGGGGCTGGGGCTTTGGGGTGCGGTGGGGGTGGGTTTGCTTTTGTTTCCCTTTCTTGCGGGCCTGCTGGGCGTGGCGGGGGTTTCCTGGGATAAGGAACTGCGCGATGCGGTGTACCTAATCAGTGCGATGGGGCTGCTGACGAGCCTGGTGGTGGGGTTGTTTCGTTTTCAGTACGACCGTCGCTGGAGCGCCGAGGCCGCCATGCAAAAAAGCCAGGCTCAGGCCGAGGAGCGCAACCTCGAGCTTTCCCTCTTCTCTAAGGTGCGCGATGGGCTGGCCCGAGACCTCGAGCCGCTGGCCCTGATGCGGGGGGTGGTGGATACCCTTCAAGAACACCCCCATTTTGACAGTGTGGCCGCATATCGGCTCGAAGGGGATCAGCCTAGCTTGCTCTGGTGGAGCGGCAAACAAACCCTGCCCGAGCACTTTGACTCGACCCACGAGGTGGTTCATCGGGCGGCCCATCTGGGCGAAACCGTGGTCTTGTACAGTACCGAGGAGCGCAGCAAGGCCGGTTTGGTGGGCCAGCGAAGCCTGGTCGCGGTGCCCCTATTGGTCAAGGGCCAGATAAACGGCTTGTTGGTCGTGAGCAGCGCCGCCGACCTCGAGCCGCGCGATGTGCGTTTTCTGGAGGGGGTGGCCGGTCAGCTTAGCCTGGCCATTGACCGGGCCCAGGTCTACGATGCCTTACGTGAACAGGAAGCCACATACCGAACCCTCATGGAGACCCTGCCTGATGCGGTAGCGCTATTTGACGGCTCCAAAGTGCTCTACCTCAACCCGGTGGGGCTGCGGGGGCTCGGGTACCAACGTTTGGACGAAGTGGTGGGGCAGTCCTTGACCCAGTTTGTGCACCCTAACTCGCTGCCGCGGGTGGCTGAACGAATCCAGCGTATCCTCAGCGGGGAGCGCGATGCCCTCGAGGAGGTTCGCCTACTCACCCGAGATGGGCGCGAACTTGAGGTTGAGGCCCTGGGGGTGCTGGTGCAGATTGCCGGCCACAAGCAGGTTCTGATTTCCGTCCGCGATGTGGGCGAGCGCAAACGCCAGCAAGCCCGCATCGAGTACCTGGCCTATCACGATCCGCTCACCGACCTGCCCAACCGTCGCAAGCTGTGGGCGGTGGCCGAGTCGCTTTTTGTGGCCGACCGCCGCAAGCGCGAAAGCCCGGCCTTGATCTACCTCGACCTCGATAACTTCAAGGTGGTTAACGACACCCTGGGTCACCAGGCTGGCGACGAGCTTTTGCGCCAGCTAGCCCTGCGCATCAAGGAGGTGCTGCGACAAGACGACCTGCTGGCCCGCATGGGGGGTGACGAGTTTGCGGTTTTGCTGCCCTCAGCCGACCAAGCCTCGGCTACCGCGGCGGCCCGCCGCATGATGGAGGTGTTTGACACCCCCTTTGTGCTGGGTGAACACACCCTGTATGTGCAGGCCAGCCTGGGTTTGGCTTTACACCCCGAGCACGGCCAGACCCTTGACGAACTGGCCCGGGCCGCCGATGTGGCCATGTACCAGGCCAAGCACGCCCGCACCGGGATTGCCGTCTACGATCCTGCGCAGGATTTGAACTCCCTCGAGCGCCTCGAGACGGTGCAGCAGCTCCGCAAGACCATCCAGGAGGGCTGTTTCCTGATCCAGTACCAGCCTATTCTGAGCATCCAGGATCGCTTCATAAGCAAATGGGAGGCCCTGGTGCGCTGGGAGCACCCGACCCGGGGGCTTTTGCGCCCCAGCGAGTTTGTGCCCCTGGCTGAAGAGGCCGGTCTGATTGGCGAGCTCGACCTGGCTGTGCTCAAACAGGCCGTGCAGAATCAGAAGCAGTTGGGAGCCGAATTGGCCATTAATTTTTCGGCAGTGACGCTGGCCCACCCCAACTGGGTGCGGGAGGTGGTGCGTTCGCTGGTAGAAGAAGCTTTGCAACCAAGCATGCTGTGGATCGAGATTACCGAGTCGGCGTTGCTGCCCGAGCGACAGAAGTGGTTGGGTGGATTGGTGGCCCTGCGCGGACTGGGTGTGCGGGTGTCCCTCGACGACTTCGGCATGGGTTACTCCTCGCTGGCCCACCTCAAGCAGGTGCCGATAGACCTGATCAAAATCGATAAAAGCTTCGTGGCCGAAATTGGCCAAAGCCATACCTCCGAGGAGATTTTGCGGGCTATGCTGCAACTGGCCAATGCGTTTGGCCTCAAGACCCTAGCGGAGGGCGTGGAAAACCGGGAGCAGCTAGAATGGCTGGCCCACCACGGCTGCCACTATGCCCAGGGCTATTACATCGGTCTGCCGATGTCCGTCGAGCAGGCTTTAGAGGAAGTTTTTTCCAAAGTGTTTTGA
- a CDS encoding SDR family NAD(P)-dependent oxidoreductase, with translation MNTLLIGATGGVGQSLAHQLAGRVSRLWLSGRNGQILAGLARDLSALAVPAELGNELEVQALAEEVGPLDLLLYAAGAVQKAGLREQSMADLERLTTANMGGLAILLKYVRFNPQARVAVLGVYPELIAVPGLSAYVATKLGAEGLVSVARKEFRREGVRFCLVRLPAVATGLWAPLGGAPKTALHPDEAAARILEGVLAEPMPEVLEIRST, from the coding sequence GTGAATACCCTGTTGATAGGAGCCACGGGTGGCGTTGGACAGTCTTTAGCACATCAACTGGCGGGCCGGGTAAGCCGTTTGTGGCTTTCCGGACGCAATGGGCAGATTCTGGCTGGCCTGGCCCGCGACCTGAGTGCGCTGGCGGTTCCCGCCGAACTCGGCAACGAACTCGAGGTTCAGGCTCTGGCCGAAGAGGTGGGGCCGCTCGACCTGCTGCTATATGCGGCGGGGGCAGTACAGAAGGCAGGTCTGCGCGAACAAAGTATGGCCGACCTCGAGCGCCTCACCACCGCCAACATGGGCGGCCTGGCCATATTGCTCAAATATGTGCGGTTCAACCCCCAGGCCCGGGTGGCCGTACTGGGCGTATACCCCGAGCTGATTGCAGTTCCTGGGCTCTCGGCGTATGTGGCGACCAAGCTGGGGGCCGAGGGCCTGGTGAGCGTGGCCCGCAAAGAGTTTCGTCGCGAGGGGGTACGTTTTTGCCTGGTGCGCTTGCCTGCAGTTGCAACCGGCCTGTGGGCGCCCCTGGGGGGCGCTCCTAAAACGGCTCTGCATCCAGATGAGGCGGCGGCGCGTATCCTGGAAGGCGTTCTGGCCGAGCCCATGCCGGAGGTACTGGAGATCCGCTCCACCTGA
- a CDS encoding YceI family protein, giving the protein MNHVKWLIPLLAGLFFGLSQAQTNQYAIEGRVTYAASYNLGRWEGANTSVRGTVRWNSQTGEASGQVCVELGRFDSGNALRDADARGVFDVNRFPQSCLEVERLVQTGEDAVLSGTLEISGTRRAVRISGKLTREGNTYRFAGGFNTSFSEWKLNPPSLLFLRVNDPVEVRLEARAVLR; this is encoded by the coding sequence ATGAATCATGTGAAATGGCTTATCCCTCTGCTGGCTGGCCTATTCTTCGGCCTGTCGCAGGCCCAGACCAACCAGTATGCCATCGAAGGGCGCGTGACCTACGCAGCCAGTTATAACCTGGGCCGCTGGGAGGGCGCCAACACCAGCGTTCGCGGCACGGTGCGCTGGAACAGCCAGACGGGCGAGGCCTCGGGCCAGGTGTGCGTGGAGCTGGGCCGCTTCGACTCCGGCAATGCCCTGCGCGATGCCGATGCGCGGGGCGTGTTTGATGTCAACCGGTTCCCCCAGAGTTGTCTCGAGGTTGAGCGGCTGGTGCAAACCGGCGAGGACGCCGTGCTCAGCGGCACCCTGGAGATCAGCGGCACCCGGCGGGCGGTGCGGATTAGCGGCAAACTGACCCGCGAGGGCAATACCTATCGGTTTGCCGGAGGGTTCAACACCAGCTTTTCGGAGTGGAAACTCAACCCGCCCAGTTTGCTGTTTCTTCGGGTCAACGACCCGGTGGAAGTACGCCTCGAGGCCCGGGCGGTTTTGCGTTAA
- a CDS encoding FAD-binding oxidoreductase has translation MVMLESLKTLLPRKVSTAPTDLETHGKDESYPVRHPPLAVVFAESPTDIQTTLAWAREHHLPVIPFGAGTSIEGHVIPQVRAISLDVSRMNRVLEVQPQDFMAVVEPGLTRKALNEALKGTGLFFPVDPGADASLGGMAATNASGTTTVRYGGMRHNVLALQVVLANGQVLELGRGVRKTSAGYNLKDLFIGSEGTLGIITRLTLKLHPIPEHIHTLRVFFDDLSDTAQAAYAVMASGLPVARLELVDEVGIRAINHYLGRSYPEKPALFVEFHSSTKEALEAESSMALGLMQETGAISIDTARTQEERNAQWEARHQAYWALVNLFPGKEYLSTDTAVPISRMPDLVEYSSRLLREMGLTGNILGHVGDGNFHTLVVCEPGDPRGEVFSERLVEHTLALGGTCTGEHGVGLRKKKYLSKEHGPALDWMRQIKQLFDPQNLLNPGKIFD, from the coding sequence ATGGTCATGCTGGAAAGCCTGAAAACCCTCTTACCTCGAAAGGTCAGTACCGCCCCGACCGACCTCGAGACCCACGGCAAAGATGAAAGCTACCCTGTGCGACACCCACCCCTGGCGGTGGTCTTTGCCGAGAGCCCAACCGACATACAGACCACCCTGGCCTGGGCCCGGGAGCACCATCTGCCAGTAATCCCCTTCGGGGCAGGCACCAGCATAGAAGGACACGTTATTCCGCAGGTACGGGCCATCTCGCTGGATGTTTCCAGGATGAACCGCGTGCTGGAAGTTCAACCCCAGGACTTCATGGCAGTGGTGGAGCCGGGTCTAACCCGCAAGGCCCTGAATGAAGCCCTCAAGGGCACCGGATTATTCTTTCCAGTAGACCCCGGTGCGGATGCCAGCCTGGGCGGAATGGCGGCTACCAACGCCTCGGGCACTACCACCGTACGCTACGGGGGCATGCGGCACAATGTGCTGGCCTTGCAGGTGGTGCTGGCCAATGGCCAGGTACTGGAACTGGGTCGGGGGGTTCGCAAAACCAGCGCCGGCTACAACCTCAAGGATTTGTTTATCGGCTCCGAAGGCACCCTGGGCATCATCACCCGCCTGACCCTAAAGCTGCACCCCATTCCCGAGCACATCCACACCCTGCGGGTCTTTTTTGACGACCTTTCCGACACGGCCCAGGCCGCTTACGCCGTGATGGCCAGTGGGCTGCCGGTGGCCAGGCTGGAACTGGTGGACGAGGTAGGTATCCGGGCCATCAATCACTACCTGGGGCGCAGCTACCCAGAAAAACCGGCTTTGTTTGTGGAGTTTCACTCCTCGACTAAAGAAGCCCTGGAAGCCGAGTCAAGCATGGCCCTGGGGCTGATGCAGGAGACCGGCGCCATCAGCATAGATACTGCCCGCACCCAGGAGGAGCGCAACGCCCAGTGGGAGGCCCGTCATCAGGCCTACTGGGCCCTGGTCAACCTGTTTCCCGGCAAGGAGTACCTCTCCACCGATACAGCCGTGCCCATCTCCAGGATGCCTGACCTGGTGGAATATTCCAGCCGCCTGCTGCGCGAAATGGGCCTGACCGGCAACATCCTGGGGCACGTGGGCGACGGCAATTTCCACACCCTTGTGGTCTGTGAACCGGGCGACCCTCGAGGCGAGGTCTTCTCTGAGCGACTGGTAGAGCACACCTTAGCCCTGGGTGGCACCTGCACCGGCGAACACGGGGTGGGGCTGCGCAAGAAAAAATACCTCTCCAAAGAACATGGCCCAGCCCTGGACTGGATGCGGCAGATCAAGCAGCTTTTCGACCCCCAAAACCTGCTTAACCCAGGTAAGATTTTTGATTGA